AGCGGTAGTCAAAGAGCGAGTTAATGGTTTTTGTGTAATAGAGCGTGTGTGTTCAATGTTCAGCTATTGCATTGTTATCTTTCATAGTTATCTCCTCGTTCAGTTTGCTTTAACTCGCGTTCCGCTATACGGTTTGCCTTTGAACAGTGTACGTAAAGGCTATTTCAGGCTGTTTGATTAATGGtaatcttttttgttgttgttttagttgtttgttttccgctTATATGTTTTATCAATCACGAGCCTTTCGTAGCAGATCCGGAAGCAACATATTATAACGATACGAGTATAAGTATATAGATAGTGAGTGAGTTTCTGAAACATTGTTGTTAGTTTTTCTTTCTACTGGTATAGGCTCTTTCTTAGAAATAGAATTATCGTTTTATAGGCTATTCTTTCGCCCGAGGGTTAGAAGTAAATTAACGCATTTCGTTTCCACTGCTACTAGCTATACTGGTTCGACCTTGTTTCCGTTCGGCGCACCGCGTTTCAATGTGTGTTTCATGTGCGAAAGattgtgtgggtgtgggtattttttttcataatcagAAAGCTTACTATACTTGCGAGATATTGCCCTCAAAATGGTCTACTGCCCGCTGGCTCATTATCGGCACCTTCTTATTGTAAGCTTCGTAGCGAAGAGCTTTTATCTTACGAGACAACGATAAGAATCTGTGAATAATAGTTATAAGAATTTTAACATCATAAGTATAGACGTTAACaacttttgtgtgtttgttgcaatTGCATATTTCGCCTTGTTCCCATTTCTTGAACGTCTTGCTGTTTATCACCAAGACGTCCAACTCACTGTGCCACGTCAACAAAGCGTCTGATAACCACCGCATCGACTGCTACTATTTATGAGTGGAAATAGCAGACAACAAACTCCGAAAgccgcagtttttttttgctgtagctTTACATAACCAGCCACCTGGTTGCTTTTCCCCAATTTCAGGAAACGTTCTGCAAACGTCGATTGCTTTGAAGATTGAGCCAGTCATGTGGGAGCTAAACAGTGGAAGACCCTCATGACTCAGTGTACCCTTGCATCCACTTCTACTTCTCGATCACGTCAACGCAGGGTGTAAGGAGGACACTGTCCCTGCGATCACTCAACAGCTTACGGTTAAACAGCATTCGAAACCCATTCTGGTGTACGTGCCGTGCAGTCACGAGTGCGTTGGAGGATGGCGTCGGCTGCTTACAATCTTCCGGCAACGGTGCCTGTTTAGCAGGTGCTACCCCGTTGGCGCTACCTTTGCCGCGCAGAATGTTGAACAACGATTTGCAATTGCTGTCCAGCGATTTGAAGCTGTACGAAATCTTATACCTAATTCGTTTCTCACCCATCAACGTGTTGTCAATTGACTTTAAGCAGTCTACTAATTGGCGTGCCTGCTGCTTGTCCTCAGCCAGCCCAGTAGCTTCGCTGGTAGTGCTAACCGTACTGCTTGTCGACTGCATCGTACCGGTTGCCGTGGAGGAATTGTTAAATTTGCTATCTAAACCGTTCTGCTCGAAAAACAGACTCTCCAAACTAACGCTCAGCGACTCCAGGCTTAGCAGGCTCGGCTTCAGCACGCTTCGGTCATTCCGCTGCTTCCAAAGCTTCGGGTGCCTTACAAGCTGCTTTTGCATTCGCTGCTGTTGATTATTGCACTGCTGACGCTGCTGatactgctgatgctgctgaggCTGTGGCTGGTGCGGCTGCTGTGGATAGCCGGACAGCCGGCGCTGTTGATGcgtttgctgatgctgctgctgctgttgctgttgctgctgtgctgctggtgTTTGGCAGCGGTCTTGAAGCGTTAGTGTTGAGCTACGTTCCGTAACACTAGTGACGACGTTTACAAATTGGTTACTGGTTACTAAATTCTCGTTTTGTCACTGAATTTCGCAGAAGCTAATCTTTTGCGATTCTTTCTGCTCCTCACCCATGCTAATGTCTTCCTCTTTAGGCGATTCTGCCCCACACGGAACTCCGCTTTCGCTAGGAGGCCCCGGGGGGCAGGCTGATTGTCACCGAAGCGCAAGCGTAGATATCGGCGGTGGACGCACCGGTTTGTTTTCGAGGATGCGTTCTATTTCCAGCATCACACCGGTCGATAGCCGTGGCAGTAACTGTAAATTGAGTGACccaaaattgaattattgtaCGACAAACTTCAACCCAAAATCACTGTCTGTAAACAAGATACAGTGTAAAAAAGCTATCAAGCTGTTCTTGGCTATGGACTCAGGTGCAAGCGtacttatttattaaaaaacgaTTCAATATCGGTATAGCGACAACCCTCCTCATATCCATCACACTTACCTGTAGCGCTTGCAGGCTTTGGTGCAGCTGTTCGGGTGAAGTTGCACCGAGCAGCAAACACTGTACCGGTTCATGCTTGAGCGACCACGCAATGGACAGCTGTACCGCATTGCAGCCCAGCTTTTCCGCCAGATTGCTAATGTCACGCGCTTTGTCGTACAGCCGGCGTGCTTCGTCCTGCAGATCCTTGCGCAAATGCAACATAACCGCCAGATGGAGgagaaatagaaagaaaagaacACAGATATGTACGCTACAGTGCGGTCTGGTCGCGGATCGTTCACTTACTTCTTTGTTTACTTCGTCCTCAATCCAGGAGTAGCTTTGGCTTTTGCTCTTCAACGATCCCTTCGGTATCCAGAGCTTCTCGCCATTCTGGGCATCACCCAAATACATGGACAGTGGACCCCAAGCCATAAAACCGACCCCGATCTTGTTGTACATCTCCGGCAGGTAGAGTTCCGCCTTTTCCCGGCAGAACATGTGATACTCCGACTGTTCTACGATAGGCGTTACGCAGTTAAACTGACGGCAGTTGGTGTAGGCCTCCATGATCTACGGAACAGTACACGGTTGAATTAATTATATTCTATGCctgtacaatgcaaacagcacgGTGTAAACGGTGTTCCACCTTACCTCAACCGGTGACCAGCGCGCCGTTCCCCAATACATTGACCATCCTTGCGATATGACGTAATTCATTGCTCGCACAATTTCTGCAACCAATTCATAACGCAAACAGCCATTAGTTTTGCATTCCGTTTTCGAACTACGGTTCGGCCTCTTTGGCGGCACCATTCCATTAATGAATGCGGGGtgggaaaaaaacgaaatagaAAAAACTCACCTTCCATCGGACACATCGAGTCCGCCTTGTGCACCAGTATGACGTCGATGTACGGCAGCTGCAACCTTTGCAGGCTCGCTTGGACACTTTCAATGATGTGTTTTCTCGATAATCCGCGCTCTTCGGATCTGGCAAAAGATTACAACCGAtggtaaaaatattaaaaatagatCTCCATGCACGCACTCATCTGCGAAATGCTGCAACACGTCGGCAGCGCTCTTACTTTGTGCTCCAATAAATTTTGGTTGTTATGACGAAGCTGGTCCGTTTCCATCCTGccttttgaatgattttgcCCAGCTCTATTTCCGCACGTGTACCTGGTGTGTTAGGGGGAGGGAGGAGGCGATAGAGGTTACAATACAATATGGCATATGGTTCAGCGACGCGGCTCGTTTCCGTTTTGGGAACGCattagccacacacacacatgcactccCTGCCTACCTGAGTGCGCTTCGGAAAGGTCGAACAGGTTGATGCCGCTATCGACGGCCAGACGCAGGATGGCTTCCGCCTGCTCCTCTGAAACGCCCGGCGAGAAAATGGGCCATGTGCCGAGACCAACGTTCGACACACGCAGGCCACTCTTGCCGAGATTTTTGTAGCGCAAGCCAGGCGTTGTGGTCGCATTGCTGCGTATCTGGATGGCCGGATTCGACCCCAAACTTGTGGAACGACCTGATCAAGTGTTGATGAGAGAGAAGATGCACAATGTAAAGCTTATTTTAAACAGACATTAATGATCAAGTTTTATATTCTCCCAAGTATATTTGACTACAAAACCAATATTGTTGATTGCAACTTCATTTTCACATggtcgatacacccaaagccGGGAATGATTCGTGATTGTCGTTAATAAAGATTGAATTCTGTTCACAGACTTACCAAAATCAAGCTGAGCAGTCGTGCCACTAAATTCCTCCATGCAATCCAGTGAAGCTATAGGAGCTCGGCACCTGTAAAAAGGTGATCAATAAAGGGAATTGCGTGGAACGCGGGACCGCAGGAATATCGGGATGGATAGGGTCACGGAAAAGAAGTTAATTAATTACTGTTGCTCTAATAATTAAGTACGGTACGTAACGCGGCTAAGATCATATTAAGAGCGTGAATGGATGGATATAGACCAGTTGGTCAGTTTAATTACTTTCGATTCTTGTTTTCGTGTCTGTGAGCAATTTTACGCTCGTGGAGGAATTCTACGTGAAAGGAGAGGGATGAGATTGGTTTCTAGTATTCCAATTAAAAGTGTGAACGTGCTGATAAGTTTTCCCTCCCTTCGCCGGGTTGCAACAATCGCAACTAACCGACAGTGTTCGGTAATCTCGTTTGCagaattgaacaaaaaacggCATTCTACCAAATCAATCTACCCCATGGCGGTAGGGCCGAATCGAATGCCAAACTGTGAAGATTTTTCCAATTTGTTAAATAGTAACGTCAACCATTCCTAGGAACATTTGGTTCACCAAAAGCAAGATCAGCCGACTAGCGGCAGCTAATATTAACCATACCGATGTTACCGTACTCTGGCCGCCGCGGCTTAGCATATCTAATTATAAACGGAAGGTAACGCAAAATGATGGGAATTCACTCCTATGACCCAACATTTTTTGTCAACTTTGATTTCTGCTGCGAACATCACCCGTGAAAATCACGCATAAGTGCTGTATGTGGTTCCACCAAGCGGTAGCAAACTAAATTGATGTGATGCCATCGGTATTTCATAGGCCGTGGTGTACCTTTACTTTTCAACtttgcccacacacacatcgacacACAAATCGTATGCTATCTCCTCCCCGACAAGCTCAGCGCGACATTTgtaatgacaaaaaaaaagttcaccgTGTCCACAAACACCACCCTCCCCGTGAGCGCACTGCCGTCATTCGGACGGATCCATTTGTTGGAATTTGTACCTGTAGATTGTAACCGGATTTGAATCCTCACTAATATTGTCATTGTTAACGTTATTGTCGTTATTAGTTTTTGAAGCAACATTACATAACACGATCGACATACCGGAAATGTCCGTTTTTTTCCTACAAAATTTCCTTTTTCCACCAAACTTCACTTATCGTCGTGTCTAGGTGATCAAGGTATAAAGAAAATTTGAACTGACACTGATGTCGATGATGGTGGCTGGTGGCTGGTGGTGAAGGCAACGGCGACGGCAACGACGGCAACGGTGGTAACGGCGACGACAAAGGTGATGAAGATGGGGAACGAGGCAGGACGAGACCGACGAGCAGAAGCTGATTAGTACGGCTCTGTACCAGCCAGTGTGCGACAGTTTTAGCCGTATCGCTGGCCAGAGACCGACCGAGAGATTCACAAAATTAACACAAACGCACGAAACGGCACCTACTTTTCGGGTCGAATGAACGCGTACCGGGCACCACTAGACAGATATTCCGTCCCGTCGTGCGAGCACTGGATCTCGCTGCAAAAATCACACTACTGCAGCACCAGAAAGGAGTCGGAAAGTGTCGCATACGAGTAAAACTGCACTACTTTTCGAAGCGCGACAGCACGAATCTTTTCGCCTGAGAAAAGTCCCAGATCGCATGCTTGCCAACCGACGGCCTGAGGGCAAGAGTGACAAACTTAGTATGCCCTGTGTGCACTAAAGCACACAGCGAGACAAGGCACGAACACGCGGCAAGAGATAAAAGAGCTGCAAAACCATGACCGGTGAGAGATTATAAAACGGAGAACAATGTGAAAATGCGGATTGACAGAGAGCAATGTagcaagcaaaagaaagagagagagagaaattggGTGATGAGAGTGGGATAGGGGATATAGAGAAGAGAGAAAtagggaaagagagaaagtgtgtgtgcgtttttgtgtgtgtgagagagagagaaagaaagagaaaaaagaaaataaagaagacAAAATATACAAAGGATCTTTAGGATGGTTATGGCAAGCGCGTTGCAGAATGGCAAAATaataagaaagagagagaaatagtaAGAGAAAGCGAAATGATGCACttgtgtgagagaaagagagagagagatagagaaaaaaatcgcaatgctgagaaaaatttgattttcacATTGACATGAACAAACCAAATAGGAAAACAAGGGAAGGAGATAAatacaaaaagcaaaaaagaaaaaaaaacattgaaaatatAGAGAGtcagagaaagaaagagagggagatagaGAAAAGGAGACAGAGTTTGTTAGAGGATAAGtaataaaagataaaatagaAGTAGCATTGGATATGAGAACCGCCGGAACGTGTTCTGTTGCTTTGCAATTTTTATCCTGCGGTACTTTTTGATGTTAGTTCATGCCCAATTTCACACTGGCAGAGCATTTCGCTGTCGAATATTAGcgtcttttgttttgcagcaTTCAAACTACAAAGAAACACTCTATTTTTCCTCGCTATATCGTGCTATTTTGACTCTTTCATAGAGGCTATCTCTTTCATATCAAGCACGATCTCACTTTTCGTACACGTTTCACACGATTAtggcgtgagtgtgtgttgttttttcttttctttttattttacctCCAAACATCAGGAAAACCGCACAATCACCATGCGTTTTGAAGGACATTGTGaatttgaaattgatttttctcACCACGTCACCGTTACAGCAGCGGGGGGCTTTTCTGTCGCACTTGCTCCTATGCGGCACACAAGAAACACGGCACCGCATTacacaccagcaccagcatcgATTTCCGTTGCAGGTACGCAACTCTGACGATGAATAACTTAGGGATAATTATGCTTATGTAACAACAAAGGATATCCTGGTCCACCGTGCTTCAGTGCCGTTGACGCAGCACGGATGGTATTGAATTGAATCGAGCAAACAATCATCCACTGCCCCAACGGCCCCACCAAACCACACCAAACACCATCATCGTTGCAGACGTTGCCATCACAAGCCTCGGCGTGTCGTCCACCAGCAAAGTCACCATTTCGAATACATTAATTATTGTACCGTTTTTCCTTCTCACGTTATGCTAACGACGGATCGGGAtcaattaaataattgaaCATGTATGAACACAATGACaccggacacacacacgcacgcacacgcacgcacacatacacacagacacgcacggTCGAATAATTGACACCACTAGACACCAAACCggaaacgaaataaataataattcacaCTTTTACATAACACTTCATTTACGAAGACGGAAGCTAAACACGACGTTGCGACAACACGGAACGCTGAGAACGCATTGAATTTTCTTGTCCTATGATGTTTATTTCATTGCGTTCTCCACTGACACAGCGCTCCGACGAAGTGCCACTATTCTCTCCGAGCTGGAAAACACTGAGttttcgagagagagagagagagagagagagatagagagagagagagagagagagagagagagagagagagttttccttctttcctttttttgtttgtgttcatttCACTATCCCAACACTACCGTAGCGATCCTTTTCGAAGCCTGCTACCTCTCGCTGGAATGACGTTGGCAGAGCGGAGAGTGGTACCATGCGTACATACATATTCACACAGCCATATACGCACAGCCATATACGCACAGCCATTCTTGAATGAACCATTGCACCAAAACGCTGCTCGGATATGCAGCATGACGGTGGGTAGGTGAGTGTTATCATACGGTTTTAGAACCGAATACAAAAACAAGCCAAAATGGAGCAGGCAATATCTCAAATAGGCTCGAATTTGCAACAAACGAATTTTTAGATgcttaataattaaaaatcataCTGTGCAGACGTATCCCTAATGTAAGGGATCAGATGCGCTCCTATCGTTAGATTTGTTTTGTCCCCAAATGCTAAGGAATGAAACCCAATCACTACAAACGAGTACGAAACAAAACCTACATCATCTTGTGGCAGGCATCCGATTGTGACTGAGAGTATATTGTCGAAATTTCGCTTTCAGTTGAGTCCTGGCGACCTTTGGGAAAGTCTTGCAGGTGCGATGTTTCAGGAAGCCCTTTTTCCTGTGGTACTTTTTGCAAAGCTGCCGCGAGCACGCCTGCTGCACTGCGCTGCTCTTCCTGCAACAGAGACAGACagaagaaataattttattacgcTTGATGTATAGGCATAGATGAAATAAAATCAGACATTTAGCAActtgaaagcatttttttcgttgttggtAAATTTTGTTCCAGATCTACCCGCCTGTTTTTACTGTTATTTGAGCAAAACAGTGAACCAACTTGCGGCGTAAACGTGCATTTAAGGGTATACcataattgattttttgtccGTTGCCGTCCTACTATAGCTGTTGGGCAAAAGTCCCTTGACAGTTGAGCGATCAATATCGATTAGCTTTGCTTTACTGTCGTGCACAGTCGGTTTGCAATGCCCCGTACGGCACGACGGAACGAACTTTCCAAGAGAAAGCGACCGTTTGCATAATTCGTGAATTTGGCGTTATGCCAATACGCTTCGCGTACAGTAATCACATGTAGGAAGATTTTGAAAGCAAAAGGGCACTGTCACGTTACGAATGTTTTGGCTTTTGGACGGTACAGGTGCAACGGCGATGACtcataaaattgaatttttaattgaaattataCTAAACACACCCGGGTAAAGGGTACAATGGTACCGGGTAAAGGGTACAACAATAAACATTAAACGGCAAGCTATTGCTTTCTCGCCAacaggtgtgcgtgtgtgtgttggtgtgcacCTGTTGAAACGACCGAGCCATACAAAGCCGAACATGATTTTACATTACCTCCTTTGGTGTTACCGCCGCGGCACTCGTTTGCAAAGTTTCCATGAGAGTTATGTTGGTGCCACCGAACGACGTGTCCTCAAGCAATGGAGTTTTTACACCCGCCAGCACAGGAGACTTCTCCTCCGCTATTGTGTTCGGTGGCGTCCGGCCAGGTGTCGTCGAAATGCTGCTTTCTGCATAGAACGGCTCGGCCTGGCGGAACGTCCTGTCACCCGATACGGTCGacgacggtggtggtgatgtaGTACCGACAGGCACAGTCGCCGTCGTACCAGTAGCCAGTGCTGCCGCCTGTCGCTCCGAACCGAGCTGTGCCTGTCGTTCCCTTTCTTGGGCTCGGCGCTGATTCAACAGTTCGTTGTCAAGCTGCCTTATTTCCCGTGCCTCGcgctacaacaacaaaaaacacaaaacgaatGCAAATGCAAACCGGAGTTCGAATAGGAATGGACCTTGAAAATGGCTGTTGAAATCTCGACATTAAACACCTGTTGTGACGTACCTTGCAGTTGGCGGCGTCGAGTTTCTGCTGCTTGTGGTGTTGTTCTCTATCCGCGGAATCATTTTTCTGTCGCTCCTTTGCTTTCTCTTCATCGGCTTGCCCTGGGTGGAGGGGGTGATTTTGGAAAAGAATTTTAAAGTAGGTAGTAATGCTTATTGCCCTGCATTGACTTGGCAGATTTGTTCAAACACTATCACTCAATTAGATGGCTATTACTGCCTAATTGAGTTACAAATATTCAGCAGCTATTTTTTTCTGTACATTAAGAGAATTATTTCTATTGTACTTACTTGAAGAGCTCCCACCAGACGCCCCTGGCGGAGGAAATGAGAACCAAAACTGATGAGCCAGTTTGATGTTCACTACAACGAGAGAGTAAAGATGAAATGCTTTCTTTTCAgtcttttatttgtttttttcttctgctaaaCTagcaaaataagcaaaatttCAAACCATCAATTACACCAAAACTATAGAAATGAAGCACTATTCGAAACACTTTGCAACAGTTAGTTCTGCCACTCCATTTGGCATTGACTTTTTTATCCAAAAGACGGGACTATTtaggtgtgtgtatgtgtgtgtgtatgtgtgagcgtGTTTTTTGCCACAGATGGAATCAATGCAAAAACTTTTCAAGGGTGgatctgtttctttttctatatACAAAAACTACTCCGCAAGAAGCGGTTCTCCGCAAGAAGCTCCCGTCGCacattttgaaatggtatAAATGGTCGACCAGATGCCTCTGCTGTCTGAAGATTCACGTTATTTTGGTACAGAAAATGCCACAGAAATTATGATGCGAAAACGGATACCAATTATCAAGGGTGAGAGTGAGAGActagaaagaagaagaagaagaagacaaaaaaacataggCCTTTCTCTACCAACCAGCAAAGATCGACGAGAATTCTTTACGACACTAAACCACGTACGATGAAACACAGATCAATCTGGGTTTGGCCCGAAACATGAAACGCAACACCCAGATCCGTAACGGAACGCTACCGATGTCAAGCAAATGGCTTCGGTAAAGCAACAGTTTATACTCGactgtgtgtattttttttgttacttacATAACTTTGTTTCTGGCCAAAATAAACGACTGAAATTTTCTAACAATCCCGAACCACCGACCGACGGAATGTCTCTTGTGACCTGAGTTTACCGAGGAAGCTGCTCGCACGCATGCGCCACAAAACCGTTACTTTATAAATATAACTATCATCGGGCTTTCAATTGAATTTGGAAGTGTGGTCTTTATGCTGGTCATACGCGTGACATATGCTGGACAATAATTACACAAAACCGTGTTTTTATTAGAAACAACTGAAAAATCAtcttaaatattcaaaaaagtGCTCACTACATGAATCACTCGTCTAGTGTTGGGGATTGAAAGAATcgataaattttaaaacacgGCAAATTCAAAACGTCAGTTGATCCAATTTAATATGCTATTGCCAATAGCtatatttgatttatttttgagTTAATGAGCGTCAACAAGTCAATACAATGGAATAAACAattaacactttaagcgccgtgtcatataaattcgcatgacggttttgctcaccgttcagctttgcatctgacgctcagtgattctcttgataacgaatgaggtaggaaagagagaacgagaacgacatgtgctacaccgcttatcgcaatgaaacaaaagagtgataacAATGGCACGAGAAAGTGTCgttctcatcgctctcttgccatgcgctacctgctcactcaaaaactgtgacgtcatgccggcggtcaaagtgttaaaCTATGTACTAGCcactgggcgtctccatcacATGGAGCACTAGCcactgggcgcctccatctAGAGCAGCTACAATGGATATGAAAACAGGATGATAGTTCAATGTGGTAAGAATGTGTATGAATAGGAAATAGAATAGAATGGCaatattattgaaaaaaaaggttagtcatttttatttctgtttgcgatcaaatatttaacaacaaattaatttaaaaaaaaacatttttggctgaaatatttttttttacaacttttGTCTGCCACAGCACAGCCAGTGTCTAGGTGACAACAAATAAATGAAGGCGCAAGAGCGAGAAAGCCACTTATcgcaattaaacaattgtacgAGAAATttgctctcatcgctctcttgccatgcgctacgtgcTCACACGAAGAACTTCGATACAAGTTTGATGATGCtttgatgatgacgatgctTCAAGTATAAGATTGTATCTTCAAATTTGTTCACAGTTGACAAAATTATCAGAAATTGTTTAATATAAAAGTTATTTACGCGTTATATCGAACACTCAAATATGCAGTTAAGGCATTGGTCTAATCTTATTGCACGCAACATTGTTGATGACAACATGTATGGATTTGATAGCTAGCGCAACATTGTTACTAACCGAATTCAaaccaatttgatttttttctagcAACAATTTCTATTTATCTTGGCCATGGTTGTGGGGTGTATGAAAtgacacagcagcagtgtgcgttttgttgacATCTACTAAATTTAGAATATAACAATTTGTAGTATAACGTTTGGtgtatatattattatttcaacGTTTTATCCAGCAAGAAGATGGTTAAAAATAAACTCGAAGCTGGTAACTGACCTACTTTCTgacgcttcttcttcttcttatatttggcgtaacgtcctacgcggacatgccggtctatacaggctttcgaggcATAATTCATAActacgcagccggatagtcaatccttgctgcggggggacggtccattctaagcttgaatccatgatgggtatgttattgagtcg
This sequence is a window from Anopheles merus strain MAF chromosome 3R, AmerM5.1, whole genome shotgun sequence. Protein-coding genes within it:
- the LOC121595758 gene encoding putative mediator of RNA polymerase II transcription subunit 21 produces the protein MAAQQQQQQQQQHQQTHQQRRLSGYPQQPHQPQPQQHQQYQQRQQCNNQQQRMQKQLVRHPKLWKQRNDRSVLKPSLLSLESLSVSLESLFFEQNGLDSKFNNSSTATGTMQSTSSTVSTTSEATGLAEDKQQARQLVDCLKSIDNTLMGEKRIRYKISYSFKSLDSNCKSLFNILRGKGSANGVAPAKQAPLPEDCKQPTPSSNALVTARHVHQNGFRMLFNRKLLSDRRDSVLLTPCVDVIEK
- the LOC121595706 gene encoding voltage-gated potassium channel subunit beta-2 isoform X2, with the protein product METLQTSAAAVTPKEEEQRSAAGVLAAALQKVPQEKGLPETSHLQDFPKGRQDSTESEISTIYSQSQSDACHKMMCRAPIASLDCMEEFSGTTAQLDFGRSTSLGSNPAIQIRSNATTTPGLRYKNLGKSGLRVSNVGLGTWPIFSPGVSEEQAEAILRLAVDSGINLFDLSEAHSGTRAEIELGKIIQKAGWKRTSFVITTKIYWSTKSEERGLSRKHIIESVQASLQRLQLPYIDVILVHKADSMCPMEEIVRAMNYVISQGWSMYWGTARWSPVEIMEAYTNCRQFNCVTPIVEQSEYHMFCREKAELYLPEMYNKIGVGFMAWGPLSMYLGDAQNGEKLWIPKGSLKSKSQSYSWIEDEVNKEDLQDEARRLYDKARDISNLAEKLGCNAVQLSIAWSLKHEPVQCLLLGATSPEQLHQSLQALQLLPRLSTGVMLEIERILENKPVRPPPISTLALR
- the LOC121595706 gene encoding voltage-gated potassium channel subunit beta-2 isoform X1, with translation METLQTSAAAVTPKEEEQRSAAGVLAAALQKVPQEKGLPETSHLQDFPKGRQDSTESEISTIYSQSQSDACHKMMCRAPIASLDCMEEFSGTTAQLDFGRSTSLGSNPAIQIRSNATTTPGLRYKNLGKSGLRVSNVGLGTWPIFSPGVSEEQAEAILRLAVDSGINLFDLSEAHSGTRAEIELGKIIQKAGWKRTSFVITTKIYWSTKSEERGLSRKHIIESVQASLQRLQLPYIDVILVHKADSMCPMEEIVRAMNYVISQGWSMYWGTARWSPVEIMEAYTNCRQFNCVTPIVEQSEYHMFCREKAELYLPEMYNKIGVGFMAWGPLSMYLGDAQNGEKLWIPKGSLKSKSQSYSWIEDEVNKEVSERSATRPHCSVHICVLFFLFLLHLAVMLHLRKDLQDEARRLYDKARDISNLAEKLGCNAVQLSIAWSLKHEPVQCLLLGATSPEQLHQSLQALQLLPRLSTGVMLEIERILENKPVRPPPISTLALR
- the LOC121595706 gene encoding voltage-gated potassium channel subunit beta-2 isoform X3 — translated: MSIVLCNVASKTNNDNNVNNDNISEDSNPVTIYRCRAPIASLDCMEEFSGTTAQLDFGRSTSLGSNPAIQIRSNATTTPGLRYKNLGKSGLRVSNVGLGTWPIFSPGVSEEQAEAILRLAVDSGINLFDLSEAHSGTRAEIELGKIIQKAGWKRTSFVITTKIYWSTKSEERGLSRKHIIESVQASLQRLQLPYIDVILVHKADSMCPMEEIVRAMNYVISQGWSMYWGTARWSPVEIMEAYTNCRQFNCVTPIVEQSEYHMFCREKAELYLPEMYNKIGVGFMAWGPLSMYLGDAQNGEKLWIPKGSLKSKSQSYSWIEDEVNKEVSERSATRPHCSVHICVLFFLFLLHLAVMLHLRKDLQDEARRLYDKARDISNLAEKLGCNAVQLSIAWSLKHEPVQCLLLGATSPEQLHQSLQALQLLPRLSTGVMLEIERILENKPVRPPPISTLALR
- the LOC121595706 gene encoding voltage-gated potassium channel subunit beta-2 isoform X4, with translation MSIVLCNVASKTNNDNNVNNDNISEDSNPVTIYRCRAPIASLDCMEEFSGTTAQLDFGRSTSLGSNPAIQIRSNATTTPGLRYKNLGKSGLRVSNVGLGTWPIFSPGVSEEQAEAILRLAVDSGINLFDLSEAHSGTRAEIELGKIIQKAGWKRTSFVITTKIYWSTKSEERGLSRKHIIESVQASLQRLQLPYIDVILVHKADSMCPMEEIVRAMNYVISQGWSMYWGTARWSPVEIMEAYTNCRQFNCVTPIVEQSEYHMFCREKAELYLPEMYNKIGVGFMAWGPLSMYLGDAQNGEKLWIPKGSLKSKSQSYSWIEDEVNKEDLQDEARRLYDKARDISNLAEKLGCNAVQLSIAWSLKHEPVQCLLLGATSPEQLHQSLQALQLLPRLSTGVMLEIERILENKPVRPPPISTLALR